The DNA sequence CGATGAGCACGAAGCGCAGACGAACGCCTTCGTCACGGTCCTCGCCGAGCAGGCAATGGATCAGGCGGCGCGTGCGGACGACGAGGTGATGCGAGCAGATCCCGCAGACCTGCCTCCGCTGTTCGGCGTGCCGCTCACCGTCAAGGACCTCTCGGCCACAGCGGGGATCAGAACGACCTTCGGCAGCACGCAGTTCGCCGAGCACGTCCCCGATGCGGATTCTCTCGCAGTGGGCCGTCTTCGAGGCGCTGGGGCTATCCTCATCGGCAAGACGACCACCCCGGAGTTCGGGATGCTCGGAGTCACCGAGAGCGCACTCACCGGAGTCACCAACAACCCTTGGCGGCTGTCGCGCACCGCCGGCGGATCCAGCGGCGGTGCAGCAGTGGCGAGTGCATCCGGCATGGGACAGCTCGCCTGGGGCTCAGACGGCGGCGGGTCGGTGCGCATCCCCGCGTCCTACTGCGGTGTGGTCGGGCTCAAAGCCTCGCTGCGTTGGATCCCGGGTGAGCATCCTTGGGACTCGGCGGTGACCGACGGTCCGCTCACCCGTACCGTCGTCGATCAGGCTCTTCTGCTGGAGGTCACGGCGGGGCATCACCCAACGGCTCCGTTCTCGACGCCGTTGCCCGTCCGCGACTTCGTCAGCGCCATGCGCGCCCTTCCCGCCGACCTAGCCGGTGTCCGCATCGCCTACGCGCAGAGCCCGTCCGGTGCGGCCCCGAGTGCTGAGGTGGCCGCCGTCGTCCGTCGGGCCATCGACGTGCTGGCGGGCGCAGGAGCCGAGGTCAACCTCATCGAGCTGCCTCTGCCGGACCCGGTGGAGTACTTCATCGATTTCTGGGGTCCCGCCTTCCTCGATCCGAACGCTCCGCTGCCGCATCCCGCCATGCGCAGCGTCAGCGAGGCGGCGCAGCGGCTCACATTGGAGAGACACCTTCACACGGCTTCCGAGACTCGAGCCGAAATCACTCGGACCTACAACCGCGTGTTCGAGGAGTTCGATCTGCTCATCACTCCCACGAGCCCGGTGGCGGCGTTCCCGCATCCAGGCGCAGCGGGGGGCAACACCGAGATAGACGGGGTGCCCGTCGCGCACCCGGCGATCGACTTTCATCGGTACACCGAACCCGCATCTCATGCCGGGATCCCCGCGATCACGGTGCCGGCGGGGTTCGATTCCGACGGGATGCCTGTC is a window from the Microbacterium sp. LWO14-1.2 genome containing:
- a CDS encoding amidase → MSTIPRSDGLAWMSGADVASLIRSRSVKPSEVVAAALQQIDEHEAQTNAFVTVLAEQAMDQAARADDEVMRADPADLPPLFGVPLTVKDLSATAGIRTTFGSTQFAEHVPDADSLAVGRLRGAGAILIGKTTTPEFGMLGVTESALTGVTNNPWRLSRTAGGSSGGAAVASASGMGQLAWGSDGGGSVRIPASYCGVVGLKASLRWIPGEHPWDSAVTDGPLTRTVVDQALLLEVTAGHHPTAPFSTPLPVRDFVSAMRALPADLAGVRIAYAQSPSGAAPSAEVAAVVRRAIDVLAGAGAEVNLIELPLPDPVEYFIDFWGPAFLDPNAPLPHPAMRSVSEAAQRLTLERHLHTASETRAEITRTYNRVFEEFDLLITPTSPVAAFPHPGAAGGNTEIDGVPVAHPAIDFHRYTEPASHAGIPAITVPAGFDSDGMPVGMQLHMPQHHDARLLQMAAVWETLQPWAHLRPEFRL